Sequence from the Orcinus orca chromosome 11, mOrcOrc1.1, whole genome shotgun sequence genome:
TcttctatcttttaaaatccCTTTATTCCTCAAAACTATCTGCTTTTTTGGAAATTATGCTTATCTTTTCTTGGTAGTCTACTTGCCAaaagcttcaaaatacatccaaCTAAACCCCTAATTCATTTTCTTACTTGTAAAACTCTCCCAAGGTGTACATCATAATGACAATCAATCTTTCCTTATGAAATAAAAGGTTCAGAGAAAAGACAGGcataatatagaaataaatatttaaaacaccaGCTTCCTTGAGTGGACAAAGACTAGCAAACTAACATTCATTATGTCAATGTCTCTATATTTAATCCTGAATACATTACTGGAAGTAGCCATTCAGGCATTTTTCTCCAGTTCAGATTCATCTTCATCACTTTTTTCTGCTTGTTGTAAAAGATTCAAAGATGACATAATCCAGAATATCCATAACCATTAATAGTTGGGGTTATTTCCCCAGATTTTTTTCTATGCAAACAACATTTCCCCCAAAATGGAATCACATCATACATACTGTCTTGCAACTAACTTTCTGACACTTAAGTGTAATTTAACAGGGAACAATTTATGTATCATCAGTCCATTTCACACAtaaaacaaacatacacataatctccccccactccccaataAGACTGGCTTTAAATGTCAAGGGTGGGTTAAAAAGCGGAAAAAATGCCACAGTAATTTTGAATTAAGGTTTAATATATATAGTAACCAGGCTCACCGCGCCACTCCCCACTCGCAGCCCCGTGCCTCGCTCCTCTCCGACATCAGCCCTACAGAGACGGAACGGTGCATCGAGTCTCTAATTGCTGTTTTCCAAAAGCATGCTGGAAGGGACAGTAACAACAGCAAACTCTCCAAGGCCAAGTTCCTTATCTTCATGAATACAGAGCTGGGTGCCTTCACAAAGAACCAGAAGTACCCTGGTGTCCTTGACCGCATGATGAAGAAACTGGACCTCAACTCTGATGGGCAGCTAGATTTCCAAGAATTTCTTAATCTTATTGGTGGCCTGGCCATAGCTTGCCATGACTCGTTTATTAAGTCTACCTCTTCCCAGAAGTAAATCGGAGGAGTCTTTGGGCCTGGCCTCCAGCTCCACTCCCTTTCCTTCAGCCTCCCAATTATCATCTACCCCTCACAGCCCACACATACCCTGAGCCCGGCGCACCCACCACCCCATGCAGGCCACTCCGGCTGGCAGTAATAAAAGcatattgttttttaaagcacatacCGGAGAGTCAGTAAATTTGTGCAAGGGAGGGAGATGACTGGGAGGAATATAAATTAGATTGATGGAAACAGTTACCAGAAGTTGCAAAGTAAATAGTAAAAGTGCATCTTGGGTGTATACATAATCTTGATTAATGATACCAACATAATCATCTCTAAGTTTCTCAGACTGATGGAGAGACGTCACTTACTGTTCACTCATTAAATGTCTATACACCCCTACTACGGTACTGTCATAGGCTCTGAGGATACAGTCAGCAAGACAGACAAGGTCCTGCCTTCACTGAGGTTACCTTCTAGTggggggaaaaacaacaaatgaataaacaaacaaataaagaacTATGAGagtacaaaaaaatatataataaccaTTTCCTATTTCACTTAAGCTAAAACAAACCCAATGATGCTTGCTCAAGGTCAAAATAACCCACACAACCTTTTTATAGAACTGCTACTTTTCTCATTACCTGtgcaactttaaaaaaacattaaaatatgcaaaaaagtCACAAATACTCAAAGCAACTCTAGTAATATtttgagcaaaaaagaaaaaatatatcaatgtATAAGTTTTTTAGTTAAAGCtaatattttacctttattttcccTGAAAACACAGCTTACTAAATTTAGAAACCGAAAAAAgttagaggattttttttttttttggttgcactgtgcggcttgcaggagcttagttccccgaccacagatcaaacccgtgcccaccacaatggaagcccagagtcctaaccactggaccaccaaggaattgcCAGAGACTGttgaatgaattcttttttttttttacccgggcctctcactgttgtggcctctcccgttgcggagcacaggctccggacacgcaggctcagcggccatggctcatgggcctagctgctctgcggcatgtgggatcttcccggaccggggcacgaacccgtgtcccctgcatcggcatgcagactctcaaccactgcaccaccagggaagccctgaatgaattcTTTAACTGTACAATTCTTAGCAAAATCCAACATGCTCTGAGAAATGTACTCTCACCTCTCATTTTAACCTATGACCTTATTTTCACAGAGCATTATTTCAGGCAATGAAAGACTTTTAGATTGTTACAGCTACCACTCCTTTATTGCTCTCCAACAGTTCTGTGCTCTACCTCTCCACATCCCCATATCCCTAAAAAGACACACTCTGCCCTCCTCCacaatatcataaaaataaatctgaTCTTACTTAAAAGTTCTTAATTAATTCTTCTGAAGTGAAAGGCAGAGGAAATCAAACACAAAACTTTGCATGTATTTTTGGACAGTTCACCAAAGCCCTAAAAACTCTAATCATGAATCCTTATCCTGTGGTTTTCCTGTAGCCTAGtaaattcttttctatttggtATTCAAATAGATCTAAGAAAACAGGCTAACTCCAAGACAAAACACCCTCCAAacaagatttttatatattatttataagtaGGCCACCTCTCCTCAATATCCTATATGTCCTTTAGCATACTTCACAGTTGATTGTAATTTCTTGCTTACTGCCTGTCTCCCCCAATAGCATTCAAATATACTCTGCTCCTGACCTATACAGTAAGCAcaaagtatttactgaatgaacaCATCCTGTGAAAAGCACTCCATTCACCTAGTCATCCAAACTGGAAACCAAGCGCACCCACAACTTTGCCTCTATTCCTTCACTTCAAACCCCTTCCAATTCCTACCAATTCTATTTCTTAAATATGTCCTGAGTTCATCTACTATTTACCAACTTCACCTCCACTAAGCTAGTTCGTCTCTCTTAGACTCCTCAAGTTCCTGAActagcctccctgcctccagtcttGTCCTCTTTTCAGTTGCATTCTCCACGCTGCAGTCAAAGtgatttttcttaaagagaaaatTTGTCTCATTTAACTTGATTAAAATCCTTCAACACTTCTATACACCTCCAGCTCTTTGCACATACTGTTCCCTCTCTCTGAAATAGTTTCCAATACCCTTCCCTCCCTTACAACTTTGGCTAACTTTTATTCATCACGCAGCAGCTTAAATAATAACTTTCTCCAGGAAGACTTCCCCTTCCCCAAATCAAGGTGAGATGTGCCTTCATCAACTTCCACACCACTTTGTACTATAACCATTACATATCATTACACATAACTGACATAAATGTATAATTTCCTTATGTTTATCTATATACCCTAATACACTGCAAGCTGTGTTAGGGCAGGGACAATGACTGGCTGTCTTCTTTGTCATCATAACTACAGAGATGAATACCAAGCCTCTGCCAGTGCCTCAATTTTTTGTGGTGAACACTGATAAAtacctaatttcattctttaaaaatacaatagcCTATTGTAAATTAATTCACACATTACATAATAACCCATTCCAAGTATATAATTAAAAGGTTTTGGTATAtccagagttgtgcaaccatcaccacaattaattttgtaacatttttatcaacctaaaaagaaatgctataccaattagcagtcactccccatttcccctcaatacctccagcccttggcaaccattaatctatcttctgtctctatagacttagctattctgaacatttcatataaatggaatcctacaatatgtggtcttttgtgactggtgtctttcacgtagcataatgtatttaagattcatctatgttgcacCAAGTATCAGtacttagtttctttttattgccaaataacatTCCACTGATTTCCATAACAAAACATACATTTATTCATCAGCACATTTTGTGTTGTTCCCACTTTCTGGCTATTTTGATAATGATGCTATAAACATTAACATACACGTTTTTGTGTGGGcatgtgttttcagttctcttgagtaTACACCTAGGAGGAGGACTGCTAGGTTATACggcaactctatgtttaaccttttgaggaactgccagactgttttgaAAGTGGTTGAAAATGGTTGCACCACtttacattaccaccagcagtgtatgagggatGGAATTTCTCCATACCCtaatcaacacttgttattatctgttgtttttattatagccattccATTAGGTGTGAAGTAGTACCTCAttacggttttgatttgcactttccTGATGGCTAAGCAATTTTACTCTAAACTCCATGAAGGTAGCGTTGATATCTCTTTTGTTTAAAAGCATATCCCCCCCAG
This genomic interval carries:
- the LOC105748083 gene encoding protein S100-A11-like, with the translated sequence MCKRSFYHFTTSGSPNTTAKFNIYSNQAHRATPHSQPRASLLSDISPTETERCIESLIAVFQKHAGRDSNNSKLSKAKFLIFMNTELGAFTKNQKYPGVLDRMMKKLDLNSDGQLDFQEFLNLIGGLAIACHDSFIKSTSSQK